The proteins below come from a single Amphiura filiformis chromosome 15, Afil_fr2py, whole genome shotgun sequence genomic window:
- the LOC140170987 gene encoding protein HP-25 homolog 1-like: MDGTDSTAEPGSAFSVRKTAAFTVTTGSVTFEEEDIDVGSEFNPATGIFTCVIPGLYYFSFTISHILPGDSPLLTVILIQDGTPKATLALTTSAASTDSSSTAYSQSVILDLAVGSEVNLISDAKFSPTTTNSIIFNGYLIKADDPES; the protein is encoded by the exons ATGGATGGTACTG ATTCCACAGCGGAACCAGGTTCAGCATTTTCAGTAAGGAAGACTGCAGCCTTTACTGTGACTACGGGTAGCGTAACCTTTGAAGAAGAGGACATAGATGTCGGTTCTGAATTTAACCCAGCCACAGGTATCTTCACTTGTGTAATACCAGGACTTTATTATTTCTCATTTACTATCTCGCACATATTACCAGGTGACAGCCCACTGTTAACAGTTATATTAATTCAAGATGGGACACCCAAGGCCACTCTAGCTCTAACGACTAGTGCTGCTAGTACTGATAGTTCCTCTACCGCTTATAGTCAAAGCGTCATCTTGGACCTAGCAGTGGGCAGTGAGGTGAATCTAATAAGTGACGCAAAATTCTCACCGACCACCACTAATTCAATCATCTTCAATGGATATCTTATCAAAGCTGATGATCCCGAATCTTAA